In Streptomyces chartreusis, the following proteins share a genomic window:
- a CDS encoding branched-chain amino acid ABC transporter substrate-binding protein, with protein sequence MRQRSIIAITAALAAGSLTLTACGSRDDDGGSSNGDKTTVVIGVDAPLTGDLSALGLGIKNSADLAAKTANKKEYVKGVEFKIEPLDDQAQPSVGQQNAQKFISDKNVLGVVGPLNSSVSQQMQKPFNDAGLTQVSPANTGTELTQGDGWKTGDSVRQFKTFFRTATTDEIQGAFAADYLYNQAKLKKVYLIDDQKTYGAGLAASFKANFTKFGGQIVGTDHVNPDDRDFNAVVAKIKKTGAQALYYGGEYPAAGPLSQQLKDSGQNIPLMGGDGIYSGEFPKLNKKAEGDLATSVGKPVEQLDSAKTFIKDYEAAGYEDAYEAYGGLTYDATWAIIEAVKLAVEGNDGKVPSDGRKAVLDAMAKVKFDGVTGTISFDEFGDTTNHTMTAYKVKSDAWAPEFSGEPKLG encoded by the coding sequence GTGCGTCAACGTTCGATCATCGCCATAACCGCCGCGCTCGCGGCGGGATCGCTGACACTCACGGCTTGTGGGTCGCGTGACGACGACGGCGGCAGCAGCAACGGCGACAAGACCACGGTTGTGATCGGTGTCGACGCTCCGCTGACCGGCGACCTGTCGGCCCTCGGCCTCGGCATCAAGAACTCCGCGGACCTGGCCGCCAAGACGGCCAACAAGAAGGAGTACGTCAAGGGCGTCGAGTTCAAGATCGAGCCCCTCGACGACCAGGCGCAGCCCTCCGTGGGCCAGCAGAACGCCCAGAAGTTCATCAGCGACAAGAACGTCCTCGGGGTCGTCGGCCCGCTGAACTCCAGCGTCTCGCAGCAGATGCAGAAGCCGTTCAACGACGCCGGCCTCACCCAGGTCTCCCCGGCCAACACCGGTACGGAGCTGACCCAGGGCGACGGCTGGAAGACCGGCGACTCGGTCCGCCAGTTCAAGACCTTCTTCCGTACGGCCACCACGGACGAGATCCAGGGCGCCTTCGCAGCCGACTACCTGTACAACCAGGCGAAGCTGAAGAAGGTCTACCTGATCGACGACCAGAAGACCTACGGTGCGGGCCTCGCCGCCTCCTTCAAGGCGAACTTCACCAAGTTCGGTGGCCAGATCGTGGGCACCGACCACGTGAACCCCGACGACCGTGACTTCAACGCCGTGGTCGCCAAGATCAAGAAGACCGGTGCCCAGGCCCTCTACTACGGCGGCGAGTACCCGGCCGCCGGTCCGCTGAGCCAGCAGCTCAAGGACAGCGGCCAGAACATCCCGCTCATGGGCGGCGACGGCATCTACTCCGGTGAGTTCCCGAAGCTGAACAAGAAGGCCGAGGGTGACCTCGCGACCTCCGTGGGCAAGCCGGTCGAGCAGCTCGACTCCGCCAAGACGTTCATCAAGGACTACGAGGCGGCGGGCTACGAGGACGCCTACGAGGCGTACGGCGGCCTCACCTACGACGCCACCTGGGCCATCATCGAGGCCGTGAAGCTCGCGGTCGAGGGCAACGACGGCAAGGTTCCGTCCGACGGCCGCAAGGCTGTCCTGGACGCCATGGCCAAGGTCAAGTTCGACGGCGTCACCGGCACCATCTCGTTCGACGAGTTCGGTGACACCACGAACCACACGATGACCGCGTACAAGGTCAAGAGCGACGCCTGGGCGCCGGAGTTCAGCGGCGAACCCAAGCTCGGCTGA